CGAAGCTCGGATACTCCATGCCGCCTCAGGGACAGCTTTATGTCGCTGAAAATCAGTTGAGCCTGTTTCGTTAGAGCGCCGCCCTTCTTCGTTGTCAGAAATCTTCTCTGTATCGTCTTCCGCTCCTACCCTTCACTCCGAAGGTCTACCTTTTTCATCTCCATCCCAAAGGAAAAATATGACTCCAACTGCTATCACTGAGGCGCTTCACTGCGCCCTGGCCCAGCACGTCCCGCCCTTCGTGTGGGGCGCTTGCGGGATTGGAAAATCAGACATCATCCGCGATTTTGCCGCTTCCCTGAACTTCGATTTTGTCGACATTCGCGCCGTCCTGCTCGACCCGGTCGACTTGCGCGGTCTGCCTCGCATTCATGAGGACAAAACCCAGTGGGTGCCACCGGACTTTCTTCCCACGCAGGGAAAGGGCATACTCTTTCTCGATGAGTTGACTTCCGCGCCCCAGATGGTTCAGGCCGCCTGCTATCAGCTTGTCCTAGATCGGCGCTTGGGAGAATATGTCCTGCCGGAAGGCTGGCAGATCATCGCAGCCGGCAATCCGCCCGCCGAGCGCGGCGTTCACTTTGCCATGCCTCGCCCGTTGCAGAACCGTTTCTGGCACCTCACGCTCGAACCGGATCTGACCGACTGGTGTCGCTGGGCCATTCATCACAACGTTCGGCCCGAACTGATTGCCTTCCTGC
Above is a window of Terriglobia bacterium DNA encoding:
- a CDS encoding MoxR family ATPase, whose translation is MTPTAITEALHCALAQHVPPFVWGACGIGKSDIIRDFAASLNFDFVDIRAVLLDPVDLRGLPRIHEDKTQWVPPDFLPTQGKGILFLDELTSAPQMVQAACYQLVLDRRLGEYVLPEGWQIIAAGNPPAERGVHFAMPRPLQNRFWHLTLEPDLTDWCRWAIHHNVRPELIAFLRFRPQLLHAADLASGVNAWPTPRSNVMASRILEAWLARHADLDPLLLQLLEGAIGSAAAGEFYSFLHLFRNLPSTDEIMLNPSGARLPQNDPSASFAIATALGRVINDRNIDKAAIYLDRMEPEFHVLAMRDASVRDNAITSTKTFVNFGVRFGDLVA